Proteins from a single region of Candidatus Binatus sp.:
- a CDS encoding RtcB family protein, translating to MRDDPALTQVANVACLPGIVGYSLAMPDIHWGYGFPIGGVAAVDAHEGVISPGGVGYDINCGVRLARTNLHFNSVEPKIDRLADALFNKIPAGVGSWGAIPGLSIGQLKDVVRDGAKWALRNGYATERDLEHTEEGGRLPGADPDRISERAYQRGSKQLGTLGSGNHFLEVGRVDEIYDSKLADALGLELDQVTIMIHSGSRGLGHQTCDDHLKVILGAMARYGISLPDRQLAAVPISSAEGQAYLAAMAAAANFAWCNRQVMMHLAEQAFLEALSITPKELNFELVYDVCHNIAKFEEHTVDGHKRLVCVHRKGATRAFGPGHAALPEALRPVGQPVLIPGDMGRYSFVLVGLETAMRETFGSSCHGAGRLMSRTKAKREVGGRDLRAELKALGVTVRAHTRAGIAEEMPHAYKDVAEVVEVMEAARVTRRVARLKPFAVIKG from the coding sequence ATGCGGGACGATCCGGCCCTCACGCAGGTTGCCAACGTTGCCTGTCTGCCGGGAATCGTCGGCTACTCCCTGGCGATGCCCGACATCCATTGGGGCTACGGCTTCCCCATCGGCGGGGTGGCGGCCGTCGATGCCCATGAAGGTGTCATATCGCCAGGAGGAGTCGGTTACGATATCAATTGCGGCGTGCGCCTGGCGCGCACGAACCTGCATTTCAATTCAGTCGAACCGAAAATAGACCGGCTTGCCGACGCGCTCTTCAACAAGATTCCGGCCGGCGTCGGCTCTTGGGGCGCGATACCGGGATTGTCGATTGGGCAACTCAAGGACGTGGTGCGTGACGGCGCCAAGTGGGCGCTTCGCAACGGATATGCTACCGAACGCGACCTTGAACATACCGAGGAAGGCGGCAGGCTCCCGGGCGCGGACCCCGACCGCATAAGCGAACGTGCCTACCAGCGCGGTTCGAAGCAACTCGGCACGCTCGGCTCGGGCAATCACTTTCTCGAAGTCGGCCGGGTCGATGAGATCTATGACTCGAAGCTCGCCGACGCGTTGGGTCTCGAACTCGATCAGGTCACGATTATGATCCACTCGGGCTCGCGCGGCCTAGGCCATCAAACCTGCGATGACCATCTCAAAGTTATCCTTGGTGCGATGGCCCGTTACGGAATCAGCTTGCCGGATCGCCAGCTCGCCGCCGTTCCAATCAGCTCGGCGGAAGGGCAAGCGTATCTCGCTGCCATGGCCGCAGCCGCGAACTTTGCCTGGTGCAACCGGCAGGTAATGATGCATCTCGCCGAGCAGGCGTTCCTGGAAGCGCTTTCGATCACACCGAAAGAGCTAAACTTCGAGCTGGTGTATGACGTCTGCCACAATATCGCCAAATTTGAAGAACACACTGTGGATGGCCACAAGCGACTCGTCTGCGTACATCGCAAAGGCGCCACCCGCGCATTTGGCCCCGGCCACGCCGCGTTGCCTGAGGCACTGCGTCCAGTTGGGCAGCCCGTGCTGATACCCGGAGACATGGGCCGCTATTCGTTCGTCCTGGTGGGCCTTGAAACCGCGATGCGCGAGACTTTCGGCTCATCGTGTCACGGCGCTGGACGATTGATGAGCCGAACGAAAGCAAAGAGAGAGGTCGGCGGGCGCGACCTGCGCGCCGAATTAAAGGCGCTGGGTGTTACAGTCAGAGCCCACACCCGCGCCGGTATCGCCGAGGAGATGCCGCACGCCTACAAGGACGTCGCCGAGGTGGTTGAGGTCATGGAAGCCGCACGCGTAACTCGACGAGTCGCGAGACTCAAGCCTTTTGCCGTCATCAAAGGCTGA
- a CDS encoding polysaccharide deacetylase family protein, which produces MIKQRGRFRLVVSILALCLSAVTLVAIAASASESATAATILVYHRFGPVVADSMTVTTEVFASQLRYLHDHGYTVVPLRDVVNFAAGYGELPPRAVAITADDGHRTVFSDMKPLVERYRIPVTLFIYPSAISNASYAMTWEQLVELKATGLFSVESHTYWHPNFHIDKRRLSAENYEKFVDTQLNKSRQVLDHRLGGRVTMLSWPFGIYDDELIAAATKSGYVAAVTIERRKVTRGDNVMALPRFIVTNGDVGQRFESLLPTQTPITSR; this is translated from the coding sequence GTGATCAAGCAAAGGGGGCGCTTCCGTCTGGTCGTTTCGATTCTGGCGCTGTGCCTGAGCGCGGTGACGTTGGTCGCGATCGCGGCGTCGGCGTCAGAGAGCGCAACTGCCGCGACGATTCTTGTGTACCATCGCTTCGGCCCAGTGGTTGCCGATAGCATGACGGTCACCACTGAGGTCTTCGCATCGCAGCTCAGGTATCTTCACGACCATGGCTACACTGTCGTGCCGCTTCGCGATGTCGTGAATTTCGCCGCAGGTTACGGCGAGTTGCCGCCGCGCGCGGTTGCGATCACCGCCGACGACGGCCATCGCACAGTGTTCAGCGACATGAAGCCGTTGGTCGAGCGCTACCGAATCCCGGTGACACTGTTCATCTATCCATCCGCGATTTCGAATGCCTCGTACGCAATGACCTGGGAACAGCTCGTCGAGCTGAAGGCGACCGGACTCTTTTCGGTTGAATCGCACACCTATTGGCATCCCAATTTTCATATCGATAAGCGCCGGCTCTCGGCTGAGAATTACGAGAAGTTCGTGGACACCCAGCTCAACAAATCGCGACAGGTCCTCGATCACCGGCTCGGTGGCCGCGTGACGATGCTGAGTTGGCCATTCGGCATCTATGACGATGAGCTGATTGCCGCCGCCACAAAGTCCGGATACGTGGCGGCCGTCACCATCGAACGACGCAAGGTCACGCGCGGCGACAACGTCATGGCGCTTCCCCGCTTCATCGTTACCAACGGCGATGTCGGACAGAGATTCGAGAGTCTGCTACCCACTCAAACGCCAATAACCAGTCGGTGA
- a CDS encoding archease — MPTKPTTTQTEDDALFREFEHTGDIGIELTAPTRAELFRRAAIALAALLVERASVAEIEQREIAVEADADLDLMHDLLGELLALFTVEGFIWRDASVEEADRSLRVTVRGEPFDPGRHEFRGEIKAVTYHQLMVENSLDGWRSRIIFDV; from the coding sequence ATGCCGACGAAACCGACTACGACCCAGACCGAGGACGACGCTCTATTTCGGGAATTCGAGCACACCGGCGACATCGGTATCGAATTGACTGCTCCCACTCGCGCCGAGCTGTTCCGCCGCGCGGCCATTGCCTTGGCTGCGCTGTTGGTCGAGAGGGCAAGCGTCGCGGAGATCGAGCAGCGGGAAATTGCAGTTGAGGCCGACGCCGATCTCGATCTCATGCATGACTTGCTCGGGGAGTTGCTCGCTCTTTTCACAGTGGAGGGGTTCATCTGGCGCGACGCTTCGGTCGAGGAGGCCGATCGATCTCTCCGCGTGACGGTTCGGGGCGAACCCTTTGACCCCGGTCGCCACGAATTCCGCGGTGAAATCAAAGCTGTCACTTACCATCAACTGATGGTCGAAAACTCACTGGACGGGTGGCGTTCACGCATAATTTTCGACGTTTGA
- a CDS encoding universal stress protein, translated as MAFPFRNILCPVDFDDNSLEALDTAANIVRQNDGTLFVIHIVPMIVPPAGMVGYVDLYKGQEETARGKLEEIARKRLAGIKYELLTPVGEPAGAILNAERKTRADLVVMATHGRRGFSRFLLGSVAELVLRESTCPVLTVRYTAPQKYLVGSWITRNPVTAAPEEKLSSVHNKMLEGGFRCVPILKDGVPVGIVTDRDIRNHIGYLEHTEAFKAMSEALITVTPSTTVRDAARLLRERKIGALPVVEDGKLIGVITTTDVLDALTAED; from the coding sequence ATGGCGTTCCCGTTTCGCAATATTCTTTGCCCGGTGGACTTCGATGACAACTCGCTTGAGGCGCTTGACACTGCGGCGAACATTGTACGCCAAAACGACGGCACACTGTTCGTCATCCACATAGTGCCGATGATTGTCCCGCCCGCCGGGATGGTCGGATATGTCGATCTGTACAAGGGCCAGGAAGAGACCGCGCGTGGGAAGCTCGAAGAGATCGCTCGTAAGCGACTCGCCGGCATCAAGTACGAACTACTGACGCCTGTCGGTGAGCCGGCTGGGGCTATACTCAACGCCGAGAGAAAGACCCGCGCCGATCTAGTCGTGATGGCTACGCACGGTCGTCGAGGCTTTTCACGCTTTCTGCTTGGCAGCGTCGCGGAACTTGTCTTGCGCGAGTCAACCTGCCCGGTGCTGACGGTGCGGTACACGGCGCCGCAAAAATACCTGGTCGGCTCCTGGATCACCCGAAATCCGGTTACGGCCGCCCCCGAGGAAAAGCTTTCCTCAGTTCACAACAAGATGCTTGAAGGCGGATTCCGCTGCGTACCGATCCTCAAGGACGGCGTCCCGGTCGGAATCGTTACCGATCGCGATATCCGCAATCACATCGGTTATCTGGAGCACACCGAGGCGTTCAAGGCGATGAGCGAAGCGCTTATAACCGTGACTCCCTCGACTACGGTCCGCGACGCGGCTCGTCTATTGCGCGAGCGCAAGATCGGAGCACTCCCGGTAGTCGAAGACGGCAAGCTGATCGGCGTAATCACCACCACTGACGTGCTCGACGCGCTGACTGCAGAGGACTGA
- a CDS encoding cytochrome c, translating to METRFSDQRTLILADKVSARKNIKRNTLTMLPVLLFLTAFGNAFAQPSGKAEYMDDCARCHGVDGKGSVASMREVRGYMSVDLTRLSKAHDGRFPRQEVYDAIAGRERYPAHFAGSMPTWGLKYQDRDRESTEGEVRRRISALVSYIESLQEK from the coding sequence ATGGAAACCAGATTTTCCGATCAGCGAACTCTCATATTGGCGGACAAAGTGAGCGCAAGAAAGAACATCAAGAGGAATACGCTGACCATGCTGCCGGTGCTACTGTTCCTCACCGCATTCGGCAACGCTTTCGCGCAGCCGTCGGGCAAAGCCGAATACATGGACGACTGCGCGCGCTGTCACGGCGTCGATGGAAAGGGAAGCGTAGCGTCGATGCGGGAGGTGCGGGGCTATATGTCGGTTGACCTTACCCGGCTCAGCAAGGCTCACGACGGCCGGTTTCCCCGCCAGGAAGTTTATGACGCGATCGCCGGCCGCGAGCGCTATCCAGCACATTTCGCCGGCAGTATGCCGACATGGGGCCTCAAATACCAGGATCGTGATCGAGAGAGTACCGAAGGGGAAGTCAGGCGCAGGATTTCGGCGCTCGTGAGTTATATTGAATCACTTCAGGAGAAGTAG
- a CDS encoding exo-beta-N-acetylmuramidase NamZ domain-containing protein gives MRILAASFSHRLIAALALQLLAAIPATSASAGTALSARLRAADLQRIDPIVQSEIEAGRIHGAVVEVGQGNQLVYRRAFGDRELEPRRAAMTADTIFDLASLTKPIATAVAIMQLRERGRIDLDAPVATYWPAFARNGKERITIRQLMTHYSGLAPDLDLNRKWTGYSTAIKLVEDAQPLHPSGAHYEYSDINFEALGEVVRRVAKVPLDDYCRINIFAPLGMADTGFRPPARRLNRIAPTEYIDGKLRIGDVHDPTAARMGGLAGHAGLFSTASDLAIFARMLLDGGRAGTATILSARSIDEMTIPQSRADVVDASHPRGLGWDLGAPLCANREQLLPVGSYGHFGFTGTMLWIDPISSTYAIILTNRTYPNDAGDAGPLRHAILALISNRLGSLSEDRIVEGRPSLNSFCALVKRPSAQTTVVSGADVLAANGFAQLKGTRVGLITNQTGVIQAGTRDIEALSHASGLTLRAIFSPEHGLHGDLDESVAPGIEPLTGLHFFSLYGETRRPSDAMLEGVNVVVFDVQDSGARFYTYVTTMAYAMEEAARRGIDFYVLDRPNPISSAVVQGPLMDADLKSFTGYFPLPTRHGMTVGELAGMFNRENHIGARLHVIKMRGYARSEWFDQTGLRWTPPSPNLRTLAEATLYPGVAMIEGANVSVGRGTDTPFELVGAPWIDSAALLSYLDQRKIPGVHFQSADFTPSADTYAGRSCHGVRISLDDRLALDSPALGIELIAALHHLYANDFKIDATLSMVGSRRTLEEIKSGVDPGQIVAQWQPELENFRILRARYLLY, from the coding sequence ATGAGGATCCTGGCGGCGTCTTTCTCGCACCGTCTGATCGCGGCGCTCGCGTTGCAGTTGCTCGCCGCTATTCCTGCAACATCGGCATCTGCCGGTACTGCTTTGTCCGCGCGCTTGCGCGCCGCGGACCTGCAAAGAATCGACCCCATCGTCCAGTCTGAAATCGAAGCAGGAAGAATCCACGGCGCCGTCGTCGAGGTCGGGCAAGGCAACCAGCTCGTTTATCGCCGGGCGTTTGGAGATCGCGAGCTCGAGCCCCGGCGCGCCGCGATGACCGCGGACACAATTTTCGATCTCGCCTCGCTGACCAAACCCATTGCAACCGCGGTCGCGATAATGCAGCTTCGCGAGCGCGGCAGGATCGACCTCGACGCACCGGTCGCGACTTATTGGCCCGCCTTCGCTCGCAACGGCAAGGAACGCATCACGATTCGCCAGTTGATGACGCACTATTCCGGCCTCGCGCCAGACCTGGACCTAAACCGCAAATGGACCGGCTACTCGACCGCAATCAAGCTGGTCGAGGATGCGCAGCCGCTTCATCCCTCCGGCGCGCACTACGAATACAGCGACATCAACTTCGAGGCGCTTGGCGAAGTGGTTCGGCGCGTCGCGAAGGTTCCCCTCGACGATTACTGCCGGATCAACATTTTCGCGCCGCTCGGAATGGCTGACACCGGCTTCAGGCCGCCAGCGCGACGACTCAATCGGATTGCGCCAACAGAATACATCGACGGCAAGTTGCGCATTGGCGACGTCCACGATCCGACTGCCGCGCGGATGGGAGGCCTCGCGGGTCATGCCGGACTGTTCTCTACCGCGAGCGACCTGGCGATTTTCGCAAGAATGCTGCTCGACGGCGGGCGCGCGGGCACGGCCACGATTCTCTCTGCGCGTTCGATCGATGAAATGACGATTCCTCAATCGCGGGCCGACGTGGTCGATGCGAGCCACCCGCGCGGGCTGGGATGGGATCTGGGCGCGCCACTGTGTGCGAATCGTGAGCAACTCTTGCCGGTCGGCTCCTACGGCCATTTCGGATTCACCGGCACGATGCTGTGGATCGATCCCATATCTTCGACCTATGCGATCATCCTGACCAACCGCACGTATCCGAACGACGCGGGTGATGCGGGCCCGTTGCGCCACGCAATTCTCGCGCTGATATCGAATCGCCTCGGTTCCCTTTCCGAGGATCGCATCGTCGAGGGTCGGCCTTCCTTGAACTCCTTCTGCGCGTTGGTTAAGCGCCCTTCCGCTCAAACCACGGTTGTGAGCGGCGCCGACGTATTGGCGGCTAACGGATTCGCCCAACTCAAGGGGACGCGCGTCGGATTGATCACCAATCAAACCGGCGTCATTCAAGCCGGCACTCGCGATATCGAGGCGCTCTCACACGCGAGCGGACTGACGCTGCGCGCGATCTTCAGTCCCGAGCACGGCCTGCACGGCGACCTCGATGAAAGCGTCGCGCCGGGCATCGAGCCACTAACGGGCCTGCACTTCTTTAGCCTGTACGGAGAGACGCGGCGACCGAGTGACGCGATGCTCGAGGGCGTCAATGTGGTGGTGTTCGACGTTCAGGACTCCGGCGCGCGTTTTTATACCTACGTCACGACTATGGCCTATGCGATGGAGGAAGCGGCGCGCCGCGGCATCGACTTCTATGTGCTGGATCGTCCGAATCCGATTTCGTCCGCCGTCGTGCAAGGCCCGCTCATGGATGCCGACTTGAAATCGTTCACCGGATATTTCCCGCTGCCGACGCGCCACGGCATGACGGTCGGCGAGTTGGCCGGGATGTTCAATCGCGAAAACCACATCGGCGCGCGCCTGCACGTGATTAAGATGCGCGGCTATGCGCGCTCCGAATGGTTCGATCAAACGGGGCTGCGATGGACGCCACCCTCGCCCAACCTCCGGACGCTTGCGGAAGCGACGCTTTATCCTGGCGTTGCGATGATCGAGGGCGCCAATGTGAGCGTCGGGCGCGGGACCGACACTCCATTCGAATTGGTGGGCGCGCCATGGATCGATTCTGCCGCGCTGCTCTCTTACCTCGACCAGCGAAAGATTCCGGGCGTTCATTTTCAATCAGCCGATTTCACTCCGTCCGCTGACACCTATGCGGGCCGGAGCTGCCACGGAGTGCGGATTTCCCTCGACGACCGCCTCGCGCTCGATTCGCCCGCGCTTGGAATCGAGTTGATTGCCGCGCTGCATCATTTGTACGCGAATGATTTCAAAATCGACGCGACGCTCTCGATGGTTGGTTCGCGCCGAACGCTCGAGGAAATCAAGTCGGGCGTGGATCCCGGGCAGATCGTCGCGCAGTGGCAACCAGAGCTGGAGAATTTCCGCATCCTGCGCGCGCGCTATCTGCTCTACTAG
- a CDS encoding DUF2321 domain-containing protein — translation MLQALLELAQSDSLTAAYERLDRWKRRALTELRRVSTEEAQAFEFKKRAFAITDSESIFQTEIEMLSEFLRGFRAEIDSVEDNSMQSARGTRDIAQICIAGHVANTRFRDMPEFNKAFCERCGSNTITECLKCGRAIPGGFPEVLRLSEDPPPKFCVHCGSPYPWTSLALELAFQLSDDSDKLSIEQRDELKSGIRELVQESARTPLAVISVKKLLNVAGTDVTHAANKVLAEVISEAIKRQIWGDLADSV, via the coding sequence TTGCTGCAGGCACTCTTAGAGCTGGCACAAAGTGATTCGCTGACCGCCGCCTATGAACGGCTCGACAGATGGAAACGAAGGGCTCTCACCGAGTTGCGGCGAGTCTCGACTGAAGAAGCTCAGGCATTTGAGTTTAAGAAGAGGGCATTCGCGATCACAGACAGTGAGAGTATATTCCAGACCGAAATCGAAATGCTTAGTGAATTTCTCCGTGGCTTTCGCGCAGAAATCGATTCAGTAGAGGACAATTCGATGCAATCAGCTCGTGGAACGCGAGACATCGCGCAAATCTGCATTGCTGGACACGTCGCAAATACGAGATTCCGAGATATGCCAGAGTTCAACAAGGCATTTTGCGAACGGTGCGGAAGCAATACAATCACAGAATGCCTGAAGTGTGGTCGCGCGATTCCCGGCGGATTCCCGGAGGTGTTGCGCTTGAGCGAAGACCCACCGCCAAAATTCTGCGTGCATTGTGGATCGCCATACCCATGGACCTCTCTTGCCCTTGAACTTGCATTCCAACTCTCAGATGATTCAGACAAATTATCCATCGAGCAGCGTGACGAACTCAAATCGGGGATTCGTGAACTGGTCCAAGAGTCTGCCAGAACACCTCTGGCAGTCATTAGCGTTAAGAAACTTTTGAACGTAGCCGGGACCGATGTTACTCACGCTGCAAATAAGGTATTGGCTGAGGTGATTTCCGAGGCCATCAAGCGCCAGATCTGGGGTGACTTGGCCGATTCCGTTTGA
- a CDS encoding putative glycoside hydrolase, whose product MSRVIIFALTLFVFTTLVSPPSTMAYTGTVIDSSTKRPVEDAIVTLEDVEVRTDRDGKFQISGHGGAIGLRAYGYQRKSISAGELKDHAGPIELTPILPKALYLSFYGIGSTKLREAALGLIDKTELNAVVVDVKGDRGMIAFKTSLALAEQAHSNQLTTIRDAKALLDRLHHDNIYAIARIVVFKDDPLATARPDLAVKRASGAIFRDRERLAWTDPFNPEVWDYNISIALEAALLGFDEIQFDYVRFPDAPGLKFAKPTDMKSRLAAISGFLAEARRRLTPYNVFLAADIFGYVTWNLDDTHIGQRLEELAPIVDYISPMLYPSCFQFGIPGYRNPVAHPYEIVFLSLQNARERGIPSNRFRPWLQAFRDYAFDRRQFTGTQIRAQVSAAEKFGSDGWMLWNPRNQYTADGLKIEGAPCKHDAPEVIQSAQ is encoded by the coding sequence ATGTCGAGAGTGATTATTTTCGCGCTGACGTTGTTCGTCTTCACAACTTTAGTCAGCCCTCCATCGACGATGGCCTACACCGGGACCGTCATCGATAGCTCGACCAAAAGGCCGGTGGAGGATGCGATCGTGACACTCGAGGATGTCGAGGTGCGAACCGATCGCGACGGCAAGTTCCAGATCAGCGGCCACGGCGGCGCGATCGGCCTGCGGGCGTACGGCTACCAGCGCAAATCGATTTCCGCCGGCGAGTTGAAAGATCATGCCGGGCCGATTGAGCTCACGCCGATACTTCCGAAGGCGCTCTATCTTTCATTCTATGGCATCGGCAGCACCAAGCTGCGCGAGGCGGCGCTCGGCCTGATCGACAAAACCGAACTTAACGCCGTGGTGGTCGATGTCAAAGGCGATCGCGGTATGATCGCATTCAAAACCTCGCTTGCGCTGGCGGAGCAGGCTCATTCGAATCAACTAACGACGATCCGCGATGCGAAGGCGCTGCTTGACCGGCTCCATCACGATAACATTTACGCTATCGCACGAATTGTCGTCTTCAAGGATGATCCGCTCGCGACCGCCCGGCCCGATTTGGCGGTCAAGCGCGCCAGCGGCGCAATCTTCAGGGATCGCGAGCGGCTCGCGTGGACCGATCCCTTCAACCCCGAGGTGTGGGACTACAATATCTCGATCGCGCTCGAGGCGGCGCTCCTCGGCTTCGACGAAATCCAGTTTGACTATGTGCGCTTTCCTGACGCTCCGGGGCTGAAGTTCGCCAAGCCCACCGACATGAAGAGCCGCCTCGCCGCGATCTCCGGCTTTCTGGCCGAAGCGCGGCGGCGCCTAACTCCCTACAATGTGTTCCTCGCCGCCGACATCTTCGGCTACGTGACGTGGAACCTCGACGACACCCATATCGGGCAGCGGCTCGAGGAACTCGCGCCCATCGTCGATTACATCTCGCCAATGCTGTATCCGTCGTGCTTCCAGTTCGGCATTCCAGGCTATCGCAATCCGGTCGCGCATCCTTATGAAATCGTTTTTCTCTCGCTGCAGAATGCGCGCGAACGCGGCATCCCCTCGAATCGGTTTCGCCCGTGGCTGCAGGCGTTTCGCGATTACGCCTTCGACCGTCGACAGTTCACCGGAACACAGATAAGGGCGCAAGTTTCGGCCGCCGAAAAGTTCGGCTCCGACGGCTGGATGCTGTGGAATCCGCGCAACCAGTACACCGCCGACGGGCTGAAAATCGAGGGCGCGCCGTGCAAGCATGACGCTCCGGAAGTGATACAATCGGCGCAATGA